The DNA region GGCGATTTCCGCGCCCCGCTCGGCGTCAAACCAGTTCCCCACCAGCCGAAAGTCTACGGTATAGCCGGGGTTCACCGCCCGGCCCCCTTCCCCGAAACCGGGCAGGATGACCTTGTTCATGGCCGGATACTCCTGGGCAGCCACCAGGCCGATCTTCCGCACCTGGGGCCCGGCGGCTTCGGTGATCAGGGCGGCGATATAACCTGCCATATAGGCCTGTTCCCGCTGATTATAACGCAGGGTATAGATCATGGGGTTTCCGGAAAGTTCGCCATCCAGGAGCAGAAAGCGCTGCTGGGGAAACTTAGCGGATACCGCCTCTGCGATAGTCGGCAGGGAGGGGTTTGAAGACACGATAAGATCGTAATCCCCCGAGGCGGCCATGGAAGTTACCCGGCTTTCCCACTCAGCCTGATTGTACCCGCCTTCGATTACTGTGGCTTCAGTCCCGGCTTTGTCCGCCGCCGCCCGTTGCACCCCCTGGGCCAGCATCTCGTAAATGGGACTGCCGGACATTACCCCGGGAATGAAAATACCTATGGACACTGTTTTTGTGTCCCCGCCGCTTTTTGCTCCGTCTTTTGTTCCTCCGCAGCCCCCAAGCAATAAACCTGCAAGGGTAAGGGAGAGGATCAGCCGCACATGATTCATAAAGGCCTCCGATGGATTGTTCAATCGGGGCAAAAAAATGCCCCGGATGAAATCCAGGGCTTGCATTCATGGGAAATTCGGGCGTTGAACGTATATATTTTGTATATACAAATTCGGGCTCGAGATTTTCTTCCATCCGGACTATACCGTCGGCACCGGAATCTCACCGGTTCGATCTGGGGTTTTTTACCCCCGATTCGCGGGCTATACCGCCGGTTGGGAATCATGAAGTCGCCTTCAATCACCCGACCCTGAAAATCTTAATTCATATATAGAATAATCAGTATGGTTTAGAAGGTCAATAGGTGCCAGGGCACTCCGGGAACTCTCCGACTGAAGTCGGCGTTGCAAGTGGCGCTTGCCCTAAGCTTTCAGCAGTATTTCAAAGAGCTCAATCAGTTCCGGAACATCCCAGTTAATCGCCCCTACCAGCCTGGTAATGATCCCCCCGTTCCGGTCTATGATATAGGTTGTCGGAAAGGCCTCAATCGCGTAGTTCGCGGCAATATCTCCATTTGTATCCAGGGCTGCGGGGAAACTGAGCTTATACTCGTCCATAAAGGCCTTCACATCCTTTTGGCTTTCCCGGACATTTACCGCGAGAATCTCAAGCCCATCTTCCTTAAAACGCTGATACAGGGCTTCCATAGAGGGCATTTCCATCCGGCAGGGACCGCACCAGGTGGCCCAAAAATTCAGGAAGATCAGCTTCCCGGTCAGATCCCTTAGATTTATGGTTGTTCCATCCGCAAGGGTTACAGAGAAATCCAGCATGGGTATGGGCTGTTGTAGCACAGGGATCCCCAATTCCTCAAAGGCCAGTTGAATTTCCGGGGTTATTTCTGGCAGGGTTTCCCAGTTTACATCCTGGGCTTCCGTATTTCCGGATTCAGGCTCAGCGGACTTCTCTGTCCGGTTGCATTGGGGAAATAAGAAGAAAGCTGCGAGGATAATAAAAAGGCCAAAAGACTTTTTCATATTATTAACTCCCTATCTGTTCATAATAACCGATTTATATGGTCTGCCGGTAGAGAAGCCACTGTGCAAGAAGGCCCGCGCTGTCCAGGATTCCTGCGGCCTGAACAATGCCCAGGATAAAAAAAATTCCGGAAAAGATAATCGGGGGCAATGAACGCAGGGGCCGTTTTCTGAGCAGACGAAAGACCGGGGGCAGTGCGGCAATAATGAAAAAAAGTATTGTCGGTATAAGCCGGACCAGGCTGCTCCCGCTTTTCGTCCAGGTGGAGAAGGCGTATTCGCTTTTCATGAGAAAGATATTCAGCCGCTGATATTGTCCCAATAGGATGAAGATACCGATGCCGATGAGGAAGATTCCGCTGATTCGTCTTATCAGGGGCAGGTACGGGCGGAGTTTTGCAGTCCCTCTGAAAAAGCGGTTAAAAAAGACCGCCCCTGCCAGAAAGGGCAGCCCCAGCCCGGCGGAATAGGCCGTCAGGTACAGGGCAGCCTGTCCCGCTTTGCCGCTTTGCCCTGCTAAAAGGAGTATGCTCCCCAGGATAGGCCCTACGCAGGGGCTCCACCCGGCTCCAAAAGCGATCCCTGCCAGGAAGCCCCCAACCAGGCCTTTGGGGCGCCTGGTGAGCTGAACCCGTTTTTCATAGTTCAGGATTCGGAGAAAATCAAAGAGAACGTTCAGCCCCAGGATGATGACGATGAGCCCCGCAGCTATATTGATATACCGGGCTGCCCCGCCTAAAAGGAAAAAGGTCCCCGAAAGAAGTATGCTCAGAACCACAAAGACGGCGCTGAACCCCAGGATAAAGCTTATCGTTACCGCAACCAAGTGGGGGTTGAATGCTGGGTTGCCGCGGTTTGCCGAAGTCCCGCCTACGCCACCAAGAAAGGCCAGGTAGGAGGGGATCAGGGGTAATACACAGGGTGACAGGAACGAAAGCAAGCCTGCCCCAAGGGCTAAGAAGACAGATATATCTTGGGCCATAAGCTCCTCATAAACAAAGTTCAAATCGGCAAAAGATCCGGTTGACAGATTTAAATATAGGGTATAAATTGGTTTATGTAAAGCATACTAATCCTATGGTATTTATATAATATAAATTCAATGGGAATAGGGCTTATAAATTCACTTAATAAGGAGAATAATGGAATAAAGTTATATCTGAGATGATGGGGGTGCCCTCAGGGCTGGGTTATCTGGTAATCTACTCGGGTCCGGGGAATAATGATGAGCGATAACAATGAACTGAAAGAAAGAATTGTCTCTTATGCGGATCAGCTGGGCTTAAGCCTTTTGGGGTTTGCGCCGGTAGAGCGGTGGCAGGAGACGGGGAATCAGCACCGGGAATATTTCCCCCAAAGTATTTGGCCCTGGAGCAAAACAGTTATTGTGGCGGGGGTGCCGATCTTTCTGCCCATGGTGGA from Treponema primitia ZAS-2 includes:
- a CDS encoding BMP family ABC transporter substrate-binding protein — translated: MNHVRLILSLTLAGLLLGGCGGTKDGAKSGGDTKTVSIGIFIPGVMSGSPIYEMLAQGVQRAAADKAGTEATVIEGGYNQAEWESRVTSMAASGDYDLIVSSNPSLPTIAEAVSAKFPQQRFLLLDGELSGNPMIYTLRYNQREQAYMAGYIAALITEAAGPQVRKIGLVAAQEYPAMNKVILPGFGEGGRAVNPGYTVDFRLVGNWFDAERGAEIAQDMILGGVKVILGIAGGANEGVLQAASEAGAKVVWFDINGYALRPGVVVGSAILHQERAAYEQTRRFLEGSLPFGSAEMVGVADGYVDFIEDDPDYIAAVSADLREKQAALIKRIRSRDLVLE
- a CDS encoding TlpA disulfide reductase family protein, translated to MKKSFGLFIILAAFFLFPQCNRTEKSAEPESGNTEAQDVNWETLPEITPEIQLAFEELGIPVLQQPIPMLDFSVTLADGTTINLRDLTGKLIFLNFWATWCGPCRMEMPSMEALYQRFKEDGLEILAVNVRESQKDVKAFMDEYKLSFPAALDTNGDIAANYAIEAFPTTYIIDRNGGIITRLVGAINWDVPELIELFEILLKA
- a CDS encoding cytochrome c biogenesis CcdA family protein gives rise to the protein MAQDISVFLALGAGLLSFLSPCVLPLIPSYLAFLGGVGGTSANRGNPAFNPHLVAVTISFILGFSAVFVVLSILLSGTFFLLGGAARYINIAAGLIVIILGLNVLFDFLRILNYEKRVQLTRRPKGLVGGFLAGIAFGAGWSPCVGPILGSILLLAGQSGKAGQAALYLTAYSAGLGLPFLAGAVFFNRFFRGTAKLRPYLPLIRRISGIFLIGIGIFILLGQYQRLNIFLMKSEYAFSTWTKSGSSLVRLIPTILFFIIAALPPVFRLLRKRPLRSLPPIIFSGIFFILGIVQAAGILDSAGLLAQWLLYRQTI